The Bacillota bacterium genomic sequence CCCCCGGTCCAGCCCTGTTGGAACCACCGTCCACAGGTTCCGGGAACAATTCGCCACTCGGGCCGGGATACCATGCAGATTCGCACCTGGGGCACAACGGGAAAAAGAACCACAGCCCATACTTGCTGCCAGGGCTCGCGCAGCGGGCAAGCACCGGGGGGCCCTGCGTCACGCCTCATTCATGTAGACCACGGCCCTGCGCCCGGGCGACGGCATCGGAAAGCACGTGCTCGTACAGGGAAACGCAATGCGTTCGCGACAGGTGCTGTTCGGCGTAACGCCTCCCGTTCTGGCCCAGCCGCGCCGCCAGGCCGCGATCATTGTACAGCGTAAGAACTGCTTGAGCCAACTGATCCGGCCGTTCCGGCTCAACGCAGAGGCCGCACTGGGCCGCCTGGATGAGCTTCGGGGCATCCCCGTCGAGATTCATGCTCCCCAGAACCGGCCTGGCCGCGGCCATGATGCTGAGCAGCTTCGAGGGGACAACGGGCGTCCTGACCACCTTGCGCAGTGTAACGAGGCAGGCGTCGGACGCATGAAGAATCAGGGGATATACCTCGCGCGGCTGCATCGGCAGGAACATCACATTGGTGAGGCTGCGCCGGGCGACCTCGGCCTCCAAGCCGGGACGCTCCACGCCGTCCCCCACGAGCACGAATAAGAGGTCGGTACATTCCCGGAGCAGATCGGCTGCGGCGATGACCGTGTCCAGGTCCTGTGAGTAACCCATTGTCCCCGCAAACGATACCACGAATCTGTCTCCCAGGCCGTGCTGTTTACGGAACCCGTTGAGGCGCGGGCCGGGCCGAATGGCATCGGTGTCCACCCAGTTGGGCACGACGACCACCTTGCCGGGATCAGCCACGCGTGCCTTCACGTAATCCGCGTTCCCTTCCGAATGCACGGTGATGCCCGCCGCCTGCCGGTAGACCCACTTCTCGATCCGCCGAAACAGAGCGATCAGCAGAGGGTTGTGCAGGAGCCCGAGGTCTATGGCGTTTTGGGGAAACAGATCCTGAACGTTGATGACGAAGGGGACACGCCTCCACGAACCGAAAACCGCAGCGGTGAGCCCCAGGGTAAGCGGGGGAGAGTAGAGCAACACCACGTCAGCGGCCCGCACCCTCATGATGGCGACCCACAACCCGAAGGCCACCAGGAAATGATCGAGCCCGCGAGCCAGAGGAATGTGGCGTGGGAGGACAGGGACACGAACGCGCAGGATTTCTATCCCGCCCTGCTCCTCGCGTAGAAAAAGACCCCGCCGGTACCGGGGGGGCAACTCGTTCACGTCCACGTTGTAACGCGGATACCCGGTGACCACGGTCACCGCGTGTCCCCTGAAAGCCAGGCTCTCGGCGAGG encodes the following:
- a CDS encoding glycosyltransferase family 4 protein, which encodes MRVVLLTNYFPPEIGAASHLFYDLAESLAFRGHAVTVVTGYPRYNVDVNELPPRYRRGLFLREEQGGIEILRVRVPVLPRHIPLARGLDHFLVAFGLWVAIMRVRAADVVLLYSPPLTLGLTAAVFGSWRRVPFVINVQDLFPQNAIDLGLLHNPLLIALFRRIEKWVYRQAAGITVHSEGNADYVKARVADPGKVVVVPNWVDTDAIRPGPRLNGFRKQHGLGDRFVVSFAGTMGYSQDLDTVIAAADLLRECTDLLFVLVGDGVERPGLEAEVARRSLTNVMFLPMQPREVYPLILHASDACLVTLRKVVRTPVVPSKLLSIMAAARPVLGSMNLDGDAPKLIQAAQCGLCVEPERPDQLAQAVLTLYNDRGLAARLGQNGRRYAEQHLSRTHCVSLYEHVLSDAVARAQGRGLHE